One region of Endozoicomonas sp. Mp262 genomic DNA includes:
- a CDS encoding MFS transporter translates to MMVYALTAILQGSGFPPIAKAMSYWYSKKERGMWYSFWNMSHNVGGALAPIIASGVIASTGNWRMAFYVPAVIAIAMGVGAIIFMRDRPSKYGLPSVGEWKQDALEKQQEAQSESGLTGKEIFIKYILKNPLIWLAVGGDLCIYMVRTIITDWPAVYYTQVAHWDLVTASSLSAWFEVGGIVGGLSAGFISDLFFKSNRWTSCLLFSLMLTASVALLPFFQHSSYLISAMLFALIGAGIYGSQLLFSLGIIESTHKDAAGSATGVKGLVTYIGAASAGLPVALVQQSFSWGGVFVLMMLVNVLLIISLLWLQGASRRKSRVSYQGVSQSQVLS, encoded by the coding sequence ATGATGGTTTATGCGCTGACGGCTATTTTGCAAGGAAGCGGGTTCCCCCCTATCGCTAAGGCGATGAGTTACTGGTATTCCAAAAAAGAGCGGGGCATGTGGTATAGCTTCTGGAATATGTCCCATAATGTGGGAGGTGCTCTTGCTCCGATTATTGCCAGTGGTGTAATCGCATCCACTGGTAATTGGCGTATGGCCTTTTACGTACCTGCCGTTATAGCGATAGCAATGGGTGTTGGTGCGATTATTTTCATGAGGGATAGACCGTCAAAATATGGTTTGCCATCTGTGGGCGAGTGGAAGCAGGATGCACTGGAGAAGCAGCAGGAAGCGCAAAGTGAATCGGGCCTTACCGGAAAAGAAATATTTATAAAGTATATCCTTAAAAATCCACTGATTTGGCTTGCCGTGGGCGGTGATCTTTGTATTTATATGGTACGTACAATTATCACTGACTGGCCTGCCGTTTATTATACTCAGGTTGCACACTGGGATTTGGTAACGGCATCATCACTTTCTGCCTGGTTTGAAGTTGGCGGGATTGTCGGTGGACTATCAGCTGGATTTATTTCTGATTTGTTTTTTAAATCCAATCGCTGGACCAGTTGTCTTTTATTTAGCCTGATGCTGACAGCCAGTGTTGCTTTACTGCCCTTCTTTCAGCATAGCTCTTATTTAATTTCTGCTATGTTGTTTGCACTTATTGGTGCAGGTATTTATGGGTCGCAGCTGTTATTTTCTTTAGGGATTATTGAAAGTACACATAAGGATGCGGCCGGTTCAGCGACAGGCGTGAAAGGTCTTGTTACCTATATAGGTGCTGCCAGTGCTGGCCTCCCTGTTGCATTGGTTCAGCAAAGTTTCTCCTGGGGTGGTGTCTTTGTACTTATGATGCTTGTCAATGTGCTATTGATTATCTCATTGCTTTGGCTGCAGGGAGCGAGTCGCCGTAAGAGTCGTGTTTCATACCAGGGAGTATCACAGTCTCAA
- a CDS encoding IS630 family transposase — protein sequence MGLVYKRFRKACSHKRDEEQFRCCQSALKEAQYAEDKGLVNLFYFDESGFSQEPCVPYGWQEKGSQLKIPSVKSKRINVLGFMNRANDLFYYPVTGCVNSETVISVFDDFAARMEEPKYSSNERYTIVMVDNASIHTSKLFRERVIDWAIEKKLLVCFLPTYSPELNLIEILWRKVKYEWLNLLSIMDFKEFEQEVKRIFDLFGQKYLISFE from the coding sequence CTGGGACTTGTTTATAAGCGGTTTCGTAAAGCTTGCAGCCATAAGCGCGATGAGGAGCAATTCAGATGTTGCCAGTCTGCCTTGAAAGAGGCCCAATATGCTGAGGATAAAGGGCTTGTCAATCTGTTTTACTTTGATGAATCTGGTTTTAGTCAAGAGCCTTGTGTCCCCTATGGCTGGCAAGAAAAAGGCTCACAGCTAAAAATACCCTCTGTAAAAAGTAAGCGTATCAATGTGCTGGGATTTATGAATCGTGCCAATGACCTTTTCTACTACCCAGTAACAGGTTGTGTTAACAGCGAAACAGTTATCAGTGTCTTTGATGATTTTGCCGCCAGGATGGAAGAACCCAAGTACAGCTCTAATGAGCGCTATACCATCGTCATGGTGGATAATGCCAGCATTCATACCAGCAAACTTTTCAGAGAAAGAGTAATAGACTGGGCAATTGAGAAAAAGCTCTTAGTCTGTTTTTTACCAACCTATTCACCTGAGCTAAACCTGATAGAAATATTGTGGAGAAAAGTGAAGTATGAATGGCTGAACCTGCTGTCAATAATGGATTTCAAGGAATTCGAACAAGAGGTCAAACGTATATTTGATCTATTTGGTCAAAAATATCTGATTTCGTTTGAGTGA
- a CDS encoding helix-turn-helix domain-containing protein: MKTVDPVTDVAVIKTLREAIRHGPYPYLRERAHAILLSIRGYSMSEIAAIFEVRYQTVSDWIDAWDDYGLRGLYKKHEGGKPPIYTDQEAQRIREIVSEEPRRLSYVQTKIAEETGKVASKQTLSRLLKKAGTCL; the protein is encoded by the coding sequence ATGAAAACTGTTGATCCAGTAACCGATGTCGCTGTCATAAAAACATTGAGAGAAGCTATTCGACATGGGCCATATCCGTACCTAAGGGAAAGGGCTCATGCTATTTTACTCAGCATACGTGGTTATTCTATGAGCGAGATTGCTGCAATATTTGAAGTTCGATATCAGACAGTCTCTGACTGGATTGATGCCTGGGATGATTATGGCCTTCGCGGCTTGTACAAAAAACATGAAGGTGGAAAACCACCTATCTATACTGACCAGGAAGCACAACGCATTAGAGAGATTGTCTCCGAGGAACCTCGCAGGCTGTCTTATGTTCAAACAAAGATTGCAGAGGAAACCGGTAAGGTTGCCTCAAAGCAAACCCTGTCGAGACTTTTAAAAAAAGCTGGGACTTGTTTATAA
- a CDS encoding MFS transporter, translating into MSEKQTIDSTYKKLRWQIIVTTFMSYAVFYISRKNFTYAAPSLMEDLGMTTAQFGLMSSMFYILYGVSKFSSGLVADRINPRLMLGPALILIGVLNFWMGSSNNISVLKYSRNR; encoded by the coding sequence ATGTCTGAAAAACAAACCATTGACTCAACCTACAAAAAGCTGCGTTGGCAAATTATTGTTACAACGTTTATGAGCTATGCAGTATTTTATATCAGTAGAAAAAACTTTACTTATGCTGCTCCATCTTTAATGGAAGATCTGGGGATGACAACGGCACAATTTGGCCTGATGTCATCTATGTTTTATATTCTTTATGGCGTGTCAAAATTTTCCAGTGGATTGGTTGCGGATCGAATAAATCCGAGATTAATGCTTGGGCCGGCATTGATTCTTATTGGTGTGCTTAATTTCTGGATGGGATCCAGTAATAATATTAGTGTACTTAAGTACTCACGCAACCGCTAA